From a single Ensifer adhaerens genomic region:
- a CDS encoding branched-chain amino acid transport system permease protein produces MNGPVFLRNAGLIGGILLVGALALSAILLPVDRRLPMEICLVLAMAQGWNLLCGYTGLLSFGHQAFIGVGAYTLFLVVNTLGISPFLGLAFSAVVSAGVALVIALLLKGSRDAYFSIGIWVLADCLRLLVGQWDLVGSSQGMVLNAPDIDPSTFGDTVFWAALALVLVTQFTIFGLLRTRFGLGLMAIRDNETAAASVGIAPGRSRIIAFVASAVICAVAGAIYYLSVLYVDPAGAFDIDWQIRILFIVIVGGVGTLEGPLIGTALYFLLREFLQDHGGLFLIVQGAIAAITMLFAPQGLWGVVQARTGWQLFPTKWVTQ; encoded by the coding sequence ATGAACGGTCCAGTCTTTTTGCGCAATGCGGGTCTGATCGGCGGCATTCTGCTGGTCGGTGCGCTGGCGCTGTCTGCCATTCTTCTTCCCGTTGATCGCCGGTTGCCGATGGAGATCTGCCTCGTGCTCGCCATGGCGCAAGGGTGGAACCTGCTTTGCGGCTATACCGGCCTCTTGTCATTCGGCCATCAGGCCTTCATCGGGGTGGGCGCCTACACGCTCTTCCTCGTGGTCAACACGCTCGGCATCTCGCCTTTCCTCGGCCTTGCCTTCAGTGCCGTGGTCTCAGCCGGTGTCGCGCTGGTGATCGCGCTGCTGCTCAAGGGCTCCCGCGACGCCTATTTCTCCATCGGCATCTGGGTTCTGGCCGATTGCCTCCGGCTACTGGTCGGTCAGTGGGATCTGGTCGGCTCATCACAGGGCATGGTGCTGAATGCTCCGGATATCGATCCGTCAACCTTCGGCGATACGGTCTTCTGGGCTGCACTTGCACTCGTGCTCGTGACCCAATTCACCATCTTCGGCCTGCTGCGCACCCGCTTCGGGCTCGGCCTGATGGCGATCCGCGACAACGAGACGGCAGCGGCCAGCGTCGGCATCGCGCCCGGCCGCTCGCGTATCATCGCTTTCGTGGCGTCTGCCGTTATCTGCGCCGTGGCCGGCGCGATCTATTACCTGTCGGTGCTCTATGTCGATCCGGCCGGCGCCTTCGACATCGACTGGCAGATCCGCATTCTCTTCATCGTGATTGTCGGCGGTGTCGGGACGCTGGAAGGGCCGCTGATCGGCACCGCCCTTTATTTCCTGCTGCGCGAATTCCTGCAGGATCATGGGGGCCTCTTCCTGATCGTTCAGGGTGCGATTGCTGCGATCACCATGCTCTTCGCCCCGCAGGGACTCTGGGGTGTTGTTCAGGCGCGCACGGGCTGGCAGCTTTTCCCCACAAAGTGGGTCACACAATAA
- a CDS encoding transcriptional regulator, TetR family has product MKASLKQARIVRPNSDGKRELIIGAALRVMISDGLYNATTRKIAEAAGVNLATLHYHFNDKEEVFFLAMGQLVTNYRKVLATRFMKPQTLHDRIPELLYFIWEEIEKAPDEQLALQEMTLYLLRHPHAATLARDKDHEFLSLYEETLLTSTDADSYSPEQIKDLANFIYTGLVGAFNQWLATRDKTQILKVLASLIGSAQHIASAERR; this is encoded by the coding sequence ATGAAAGCTTCATTGAAACAGGCCCGAATCGTCCGGCCGAACAGTGACGGAAAGCGCGAGCTCATCATCGGGGCCGCGCTCAGGGTCATGATTTCGGATGGTCTTTACAACGCGACGACGCGCAAGATTGCGGAGGCCGCAGGCGTCAACCTTGCGACTCTGCACTATCACTTCAACGACAAGGAAGAGGTTTTCTTCCTGGCGATGGGGCAACTTGTCACCAATTACCGCAAGGTGCTGGCAACCCGCTTCATGAAGCCTCAAACGCTGCATGATCGCATTCCCGAACTCCTCTATTTCATTTGGGAGGAGATCGAGAAGGCGCCCGACGAGCAGCTGGCGTTGCAGGAAATGACGCTTTATCTGCTGCGCCACCCTCACGCGGCCACGCTTGCCCGTGACAAGGATCATGAGTTTCTGTCGCTGTATGAAGAGACGTTGCTGACGTCGACCGACGCGGACAGTTACAGCCCCGAGCAGATCAAGGATCTTGCGAATTTCATCTATACCGGGCTCGTCGGTGCCTTCAACCAGTGGCTTGCCACACGCGACAAGACACAGATCCTGAAGGTGCTCGCTAGCCTGATTGGCTCAGCACAGCATATCGCCTCTGCCGAAAGGCGTTGA
- a CDS encoding branched-chain amino acid transport system ATP-binding protein, which yields MLEADGLCKSYGAKTVVDKVSFSVVSGECLGIIGPNGAGKTTLFNALDGTVSINGGAVKLDGHDVSRLTQYERARRGLGRAYQVPRTFVGLSVFENVLAGVMHGPRLRGSAASAEARAILDTVGLLQKANMTAGALPLLDRKRLELAKAMSVGTKVILLDEIAGGLTEEEVHQIVEIVRTLKRDRAVIWIEHIAHALMAVATRILVLNFGEKVADGDPAEVMASRLVQEIYLGISVDDAA from the coding sequence ATGTTGGAAGCAGATGGCCTCTGCAAGTCGTATGGCGCCAAGACCGTTGTCGACAAGGTGAGCTTTTCGGTCGTTTCGGGCGAATGCCTCGGCATTATCGGTCCGAACGGCGCCGGCAAGACGACCCTCTTCAATGCGCTCGACGGAACCGTGTCGATCAATGGCGGCGCGGTGAAGCTCGACGGTCATGATGTCTCGCGTCTCACCCAATATGAGCGTGCCCGGCGTGGTCTGGGCCGCGCCTATCAGGTGCCGCGCACTTTTGTCGGTCTCTCTGTCTTCGAAAATGTCCTGGCGGGCGTCATGCACGGTCCGAGGCTGCGCGGTTCCGCCGCCAGCGCCGAAGCACGGGCCATCCTCGATACTGTCGGTCTCCTGCAAAAGGCCAACATGACGGCGGGTGCACTGCCGCTGCTCGACCGCAAGCGGCTGGAACTCGCCAAAGCGATGAGCGTCGGCACCAAGGTCATCCTTCTGGACGAAATCGCCGGCGGTCTGACCGAGGAAGAAGTGCACCAGATCGTCGAGATCGTACGCACGCTCAAGAGGGACCGCGCAGTCATCTGGATCGAGCACATCGCACATGCGCTGATGGCGGTGGCGACGCGCATTCTGGTGCTCAATTTCGGCGAGAAGGTCGCGGACGGCGATCCGGCGGAAGTCATGGCCTCGCGCCTCGTTCAGGAAATCTATCTCGGGATATCGGTCGATGACGCTGCTTGA
- a CDS encoding fructuronate reductase, translated as MTTRLQTLDDLPAHVIRPAYRRDALTTGILHLGPGAFFRAHLAVYTDDVLAKDNRWGIEAVSLRSTDVVDHLSEQNGLYTLLTRDTAGTTARVIGSIVKARAAVRDPVGLLERLADPAIRIVSLTVTEKAYGLDPRTRGLDLVHPDVGADLANPAAPRGVMGHIVAGLAARKAAGIAPFTPLSCDNLPGNGAVLKRLTLDFADRIDPALRRWIEDNVPFPSTMVDRITPASTGETYADAERLTGHSDLAAIETEPFSQWVIEDHFANGRPAWEEAGAVMVEDVSAYEKMKLRMLNGAHSLLAYLGFIAGHEFIRDTMQDQSLKSLAERHMKAAARTLDPLPGIDFDDYARALIARFENRAIAHRTYQIAMDGTQKLPQRLLQPAVEALTRNDDAETFAMAVAGWMRYALGVDRDGKAYELRDPRETEITGLLASAGASSEGVSRALFSLPGLFPEILVKNRAWTARVEGNLEGIMSQNRMPS; from the coding sequence GTGACGACACGCCTGCAAACTCTGGATGACTTGCCGGCTCACGTCATCCGCCCGGCCTATCGCCGGGATGCGCTCACCACCGGCATCCTGCATCTCGGGCCGGGCGCCTTCTTCCGCGCCCATCTCGCCGTTTACACGGACGATGTGCTTGCGAAGGACAATCGCTGGGGCATCGAAGCCGTCAGCCTGCGCAGCACCGATGTGGTCGATCACCTGAGCGAGCAGAATGGGCTCTACACTCTGCTGACGCGCGACACGGCGGGCACGACCGCCCGCGTCATCGGCTCCATCGTGAAGGCCCGCGCCGCTGTCCGCGATCCCGTCGGATTGCTTGAGCGCTTGGCCGATCCCGCCATCCGCATCGTCAGCCTGACCGTCACCGAGAAAGCCTATGGTCTCGACCCGCGCACGAGGGGCCTCGATCTCGTCCATCCCGACGTCGGCGCAGACTTGGCCAATCCGGCTGCGCCGCGCGGTGTCATGGGCCACATCGTGGCAGGACTTGCCGCCCGCAAGGCTGCCGGCATCGCGCCCTTCACCCCGCTCAGCTGCGACAATCTTCCCGGCAATGGCGCGGTGCTGAAGCGCCTGACGCTGGACTTTGCCGACCGCATCGACCCGGCGCTGCGCCGCTGGATCGAAGACAATGTCCCCTTCCCCTCCACCATGGTCGACCGCATCACCCCGGCCAGCACCGGCGAGACCTATGCAGATGCCGAACGCCTGACGGGTCATAGTGACCTTGCGGCCATCGAAACCGAACCCTTCTCGCAATGGGTGATCGAGGATCATTTCGCCAATGGCCGCCCGGCCTGGGAAGAGGCCGGCGCGGTGATGGTCGAAGATGTCTCGGCCTATGAGAAGATGAAGCTGCGCATGTTGAACGGCGCGCATTCGCTTCTGGCCTATCTCGGCTTCATCGCCGGCCATGAATTCATCCGCGACACGATGCAGGACCAGAGCCTGAAATCGCTGGCGGAGCGCCACATGAAGGCCGCCGCCAGAACGCTCGACCCTCTCCCCGGCATCGATTTCGACGATTATGCGCGCGCCCTCATCGCCCGGTTCGAAAACCGTGCGATCGCCCACCGCACCTACCAGATCGCCATGGACGGCACGCAGAAACTGCCGCAGCGGCTGTTGCAGCCCGCGGTAGAAGCCCTGACACGCAACGACGATGCCGAGACCTTTGCCATGGCGGTCGCTGGCTGGATGCGATACGCTCTTGGCGTCGACCGTGACGGCAAGGCCTATGAACTGCGCGATCCGCGAGAAACGGAAATTACGGGCCTTCTCGCATCGGCAGGCGCAAGCAGCGAAGGCGTGTCGCGCGCGCTCTTTTCCCTGCCGGGCCTTTTCCCCGAGATACTCGTGAAGAACCGGGCGTGGACAGCCAGAGTCGAGGGCAATCTGGAAGGGATCATGTCGCAGAACCGCATGCCGTCATAA
- a CDS encoding PAS/PAC sensor signal transduction histidine kinase, which translates to MALISKISVPAIPSLDDAGESLWVDVIHRMDEVYAELLRNEADLERKNADLEEAQSFISSVFASVSDILIVCSSSGVIKKVNPAFLALVGRSESAVIGSSVFDYVKADDRPEATRMVGAGQGGRLVEADICFLRPDGSEECLALRCTKLADGSSRQFGAVLTGRPISELRRAYEALHEAHRELQTAQRRLIEQEKMASLGRLVAGVAHELNNPISFVYANIYTLDRYRKNLVRYLDALHGGAEEDEAGKLRRELKIDAILADIDPLLDGTIEGASRVSDIVKNLRRLSFTRAGERQPVDLERLLRNSVQLAAKSKNSSAEIVFDTVPVTLSNADEGQLHQVFVNLIDNALDAVSGRSDPLIEIVLRKGRAGAEVIIRDNGAGIAKENLGKIFEPFFTTKEIGEGTGLGLWISFTIIEDHGGRIEAASRPEGGAEFRVVIPG; encoded by the coding sequence ATGGCGCTGATCAGCAAGATCAGCGTGCCGGCGATCCCGTCGCTCGACGACGCGGGGGAATCGCTCTGGGTGGATGTCATCCACCGCATGGACGAGGTCTATGCGGAACTCCTGCGCAACGAGGCCGATCTTGAGCGGAAGAATGCCGATCTCGAAGAGGCGCAATCCTTCATCTCCAGCGTCTTCGCTTCGGTTTCCGATATTCTCATCGTCTGCTCCAGCAGTGGCGTGATCAAGAAGGTCAACCCCGCCTTTCTCGCGCTTGTCGGTCGCTCCGAAAGCGCCGTCATCGGCTCCAGCGTCTTCGACTATGTGAAGGCGGACGATCGGCCGGAGGCGACGCGTATGGTGGGCGCGGGGCAGGGCGGACGGCTGGTCGAGGCCGATATCTGTTTCCTGCGCCCCGACGGATCGGAGGAATGCCTGGCACTGCGCTGCACAAAGCTCGCCGATGGTTCGTCACGCCAGTTTGGCGCGGTGCTGACGGGACGACCGATCAGCGAGCTTCGAAGGGCATATGAAGCGTTGCACGAGGCACATCGCGAATTGCAGACCGCGCAGCGCCGGCTGATCGAGCAGGAAAAGATGGCAAGCCTCGGCCGGCTTGTAGCGGGCGTGGCGCACGAACTGAACAACCCGATCAGCTTCGTCTATGCCAATATCTACACGCTCGACCGCTACCGGAAGAACCTGGTCCGCTATCTCGATGCGCTGCATGGCGGCGCGGAAGAGGACGAGGCGGGCAAGCTGCGGCGCGAGTTGAAGATCGACGCCATTCTGGCCGATATCGATCCGCTGCTGGATGGCACGATCGAGGGCGCGAGCCGTGTCAGCGATATCGTCAAGAACCTGCGGCGCCTCTCCTTCACCCGCGCCGGCGAACGCCAGCCCGTCGATCTCGAACGGCTCTTGCGCAACTCGGTGCAACTGGCGGCGAAGTCGAAGAATTCGTCGGCCGAGATCGTCTTCGATACGGTGCCCGTCACGCTTTCCAATGCGGATGAGGGGCAGCTGCATCAGGTGTTCGTCAACCTGATCGACAATGCGCTGGATGCCGTGTCCGGCCGGTCCGATCCGCTGATCGAAATCGTGCTCCGCAAGGGAAGAGCGGGCGCTGAGGTCATTATCCGCGATAACGGAGCGGGTATTGCAAAAGAAAATCTTGGCAAGATTTTCGAGCCCTTCTTCACCACGAAGGAAATCGGCGAGGGAACGGGCCTGGGCCTATGGATCAGCTTCACCATCATCGAGGATCATGGAGGCCGTATCGAGGCGGCAAGCCGACCAGAGGGTGGTGCGGAGTTTCGGGTCGTCATCCCCGGTTGA
- a CDS encoding branched-chain amino acid transport system substrate-binding protein has translation MKPINGKTTPAIQSASRRDVLKLGALGAATAAFSLHFPAANAAGGDVLRIGWVGALSGPGALFGEPVDFIKAQMEKLFKGGLKIGAKTYSVEILLRDSQSSVNVATQVTIDLMTREKVDLIVASEALAAIGGGQMAIVTKTPIVSSILPSDAILGIRGGPDGYSNKGTPWTFHFCFSTTDISAAYVGLWEPVRKRLNDTVGVSFVDQPASRGFADPTHGLPATLKKSGYKMIDGGMFKMETQDFSNQVAAFQQGNAQILSGFMFADHFAGMWRSAAQSKYKPEIATVAGAFLFPGGVEALGDRGDGMSTEIWWSPKLPYKSSLTGQSANELAAEWESTTGKQWTAVLGYTHAVWEVALAGLKASGDPKDKKAVQAALTKLTLETVVGKVDFASAKVPGLASTPLVAGQWRKAKSGKFKYDLVVTYKGSDSPFQVEDEFKLLSELG, from the coding sequence ATGAAGCCTATCAATGGGAAAACTACGCCCGCCATCCAGTCCGCATCGCGTCGCGATGTGCTGAAGCTTGGTGCGCTGGGCGCTGCCACCGCAGCTTTCTCGCTGCATTTTCCGGCAGCCAATGCTGCAGGCGGCGATGTGCTGCGCATCGGCTGGGTCGGCGCATTGTCAGGCCCGGGCGCTCTCTTCGGCGAGCCGGTGGATTTCATCAAGGCGCAGATGGAGAAGCTCTTCAAGGGCGGCCTGAAGATCGGCGCGAAGACCTATTCCGTCGAAATCCTGCTGCGCGACAGCCAGAGTTCGGTCAACGTCGCAACCCAGGTCACCATCGACCTGATGACGCGCGAGAAGGTTGACCTGATCGTCGCATCCGAAGCCCTCGCGGCCATCGGCGGCGGTCAGATGGCGATCGTCACCAAGACGCCGATCGTTTCCAGCATCCTGCCGTCCGACGCCATTCTCGGCATTCGCGGCGGGCCGGACGGCTATTCCAACAAGGGAACGCCCTGGACCTTCCACTTCTGCTTCTCGACAACAGATATCAGCGCCGCCTATGTCGGTCTGTGGGAGCCGGTGCGCAAGCGGCTCAACGATACGGTCGGCGTGAGCTTCGTCGACCAGCCCGCCTCGCGCGGCTTCGCCGATCCGACGCACGGCCTGCCGGCCACGCTGAAGAAGAGCGGCTACAAGATGATCGATGGCGGCATGTTCAAGATGGAGACGCAGGACTTCTCCAACCAGGTCGCAGCCTTCCAGCAAGGCAATGCGCAGATCCTGTCGGGCTTCATGTTCGCCGACCACTTTGCCGGCATGTGGCGCAGTGCGGCGCAATCCAAGTACAAGCCGGAAATCGCGACCGTCGCAGGCGCCTTCCTCTTCCCCGGCGGGGTCGAGGCGCTGGGCGACCGTGGCGACGGCATGTCGACTGAGATCTGGTGGTCGCCGAAACTGCCTTACAAGTCGTCGCTGACAGGCCAGAGCGCCAACGAACTGGCGGCAGAATGGGAATCCACGACCGGCAAGCAATGGACCGCCGTTCTCGGCTACACCCATGCCGTCTGGGAAGTGGCGCTTGCCGGCCTCAAGGCCTCCGGCGATCCGAAGGACAAAAAGGCGGTGCAGGCCGCCCTTACCAAGCTGACGCTCGAAACCGTCGTCGGCAAGGTCGATTTTGCCTCTGCCAAGGTCCCGGGTCTCGCAAGCACTCCGCTGGTCGCCGGCCAGTGGCGCAAGGCGAAGAGCGGCAAGTTCAAATACGACCTCGTCGTCACCTACAAGGGCTCGGATTCGCCCTTCCAGGTGGAGGACGAGTTCAAGCTGCTCTCCGAACTGGGCTGA
- a CDS encoding branched-chain amino acid transport system permease protein encodes MSLLPTILNGLMVGGLYGLFGLGLAFAFGIMRIVNIAHGEFIVLGAYIGASLLSVTHLPLPVVIALVAIVTFGLGWALQTVILNRMIGPNPVPAMVATMGLSIIIRNALVEYYGADIRAIDIGPLQDQGVSIFGTSIGVLPILIFCTAVLLFVLMHLLLTRTTLGRAFRAAADDFEILETLGFNRKRVYAIAMGLAVTLSAIAGLLLAIRSSYSPYSGVERLLISFEVVIIGGIGSLRGSFLAGLFLGVVQLVGLRINPNSGPLFGHLAFFLILLAQQANLPGLFLRRRT; translated from the coding sequence ATGAGCTTGCTACCCACCATTCTCAACGGCCTGATGGTCGGCGGGCTCTACGGCCTCTTCGGCCTCGGCCTCGCCTTCGCGTTCGGCATCATGCGCATCGTGAATATCGCGCATGGCGAGTTCATCGTGCTCGGCGCCTATATCGGTGCATCGCTGCTTTCGGTCACGCATCTGCCGCTTCCCGTGGTCATCGCACTGGTCGCCATCGTCACGTTCGGCCTCGGCTGGGCCTTGCAGACGGTGATCCTCAACCGCATGATCGGTCCCAACCCGGTCCCCGCCATGGTAGCGACCATGGGCCTGTCCATCATCATCCGGAATGCGCTCGTCGAGTATTATGGCGCCGATATCCGCGCCATCGATATCGGTCCGTTACAGGATCAGGGCGTCTCGATCTTCGGCACATCCATCGGCGTCCTGCCGATCCTCATCTTCTGCACGGCCGTGCTGCTCTTTGTGCTGATGCATTTGCTTCTGACGCGCACGACACTCGGCCGCGCCTTCCGGGCGGCGGCGGACGATTTCGAGATCCTCGAAACGCTGGGCTTTAATCGCAAGCGTGTCTATGCCATCGCCATGGGGCTAGCGGTGACGCTCTCGGCCATTGCCGGCCTGTTGCTCGCCATCCGCAGTTCCTATTCGCCCTATAGCGGCGTCGAGCGGCTGCTGATCTCCTTCGAAGTTGTCATCATCGGCGGCATCGGCTCGCTGCGCGGCAGTTTCCTTGCCGGACTTTTCCTCGGTGTGGTGCAGCTCGTCGGCCTGCGGATCAATCCGAATTCGGGGCCCCTCTTCGGCCATCTCGCCTTCTTCCTCATTCTTCTGGCTCAGCAGGCGAACCTGCCGGGTCTCTTCCTTCGGAGGCGGACATGA
- a CDS encoding amidase — MEVISSRRKTGLPVGEWEENVTTGTEIWAWDSARTAAAIRAGEISSREATEAVLARMRAVNPAVNAVVDDMSGEALVAADAADAALKRGDAVGQLHGVPITVKINVDTAGHATTVGLVAAKDAIASEDSSPVANLRHAGAIVVGRTNVPAFCYRWFTQNDLHGKTLNPWNPSLTPGGSSGGAAVASAIGIGSITHGNDVAGSLRLPASVNGIYGFKPTVGRLPGHSPSAQVEKSLCLQMGATEGLMARSVNDLRLGLAALERPDYRDPTLAPLPLPSVEDVAPCRVAVYTGTTAEGVDPAMTALVRQAASWLAAEGYAVEEVELPHLGEMAELWMAMLYAEAPSPIREVMFALGGQDFETAFRHTAGALPVLSPLEFIQSWQRRIAIQRDWARLLKKYPVVLMPTAFQPTFPHNHDLVDIATMATILAAFKPLSAIAGLALPAISAPAGFVNGVPAGVQLVSAWYREERCLSAAAALERHIGPILPIDPKKA; from the coding sequence ATGGAGGTCATTTCCTCTCGTCGAAAGACGGGGCTGCCGGTGGGAGAATGGGAGGAAAACGTGACTACAGGCACCGAAATCTGGGCGTGGGATTCCGCGCGTACCGCCGCAGCGATCCGCGCCGGCGAAATCTCCAGCCGCGAGGCGACCGAAGCAGTCCTTGCCCGCATGCGCGCGGTCAATCCTGCCGTCAACGCCGTCGTGGACGATATGTCGGGCGAAGCGCTTGTTGCGGCCGACGCAGCAGATGCGGCGCTCAAGCGCGGCGATGCAGTTGGTCAGCTGCATGGCGTTCCTATCACGGTGAAGATCAACGTGGATACGGCCGGTCATGCCACGACCGTCGGCCTTGTCGCAGCCAAGGATGCAATCGCGTCCGAAGACAGCTCGCCCGTTGCCAATCTACGCCATGCGGGCGCCATCGTGGTCGGCCGCACCAATGTTCCGGCCTTCTGCTATCGCTGGTTCACCCAGAACGATCTTCACGGCAAGACGCTGAACCCCTGGAATCCGTCCCTGACGCCGGGCGGGTCGAGCGGCGGGGCGGCTGTCGCCTCCGCCATCGGTATCGGCTCCATTACCCACGGCAACGACGTCGCGGGCTCGCTGCGGCTGCCGGCCAGCGTCAATGGTATCTATGGCTTCAAGCCGACCGTCGGCCGGCTTCCGGGTCACAGTCCTTCGGCCCAGGTGGAAAAATCGCTCTGCCTCCAGATGGGCGCGACAGAGGGTCTGATGGCCCGCTCGGTGAACGACCTGCGTCTCGGCCTTGCCGCCCTGGAGCGTCCCGATTACCGAGACCCGACCCTTGCCCCTCTTCCTCTCCCAAGCGTGGAAGACGTCGCCCCCTGCCGCGTGGCTGTCTATACAGGCACGACGGCGGAGGGCGTCGACCCCGCCATGACCGCTCTTGTACGACAGGCTGCCTCCTGGCTGGCGGCTGAAGGCTATGCAGTCGAGGAAGTCGAGCTTCCGCATCTGGGTGAAATGGCCGAGCTGTGGATGGCAATGCTCTATGCCGAAGCCCCGAGCCCGATCCGCGAGGTGATGTTCGCGCTCGGCGGACAGGATTTCGAGACGGCTTTCCGTCATACCGCCGGTGCGCTTCCCGTCCTCTCTCCGCTGGAATTCATCCAGTCCTGGCAGCGGCGTATCGCAATTCAGCGCGACTGGGCAAGGCTCTTGAAAAAATACCCGGTCGTGCTGATGCCGACCGCCTTCCAGCCGACATTTCCGCATAATCATGATTTGGTGGATATCGCGACAATGGCGACGATCCTTGCTGCCTTCAAGCCGCTCTCGGCGATTGCGGGTCTGGCGCTTCCGGCAATTTCAGCACCGGCCGGTTTCGTCAATGGCGTGCCGGCGGGTGTGCAACTCGTCAGCGCCTGGTATCGCGAGGAACGCTGCCTGTCTGCCGCCGCCGCCCTCGAACGTCATATCGGCCCTATCCTGCCGATCGATCCGAAGAAGGCTTGA
- a CDS encoding branched-chain amino acid transport system ATP-binding protein has translation MTLLELEHVDVFYRDLQATFDVSLTVDEGETVAIIGANGAGKSTLLRAMIGLTQCRNGRIRLAGEDVTRLRCDVLARRGVALVPEGRRLFSSLTVEENLLLAMARARKGPWTLSRVYELFPAMKEFRSHRASDLSGGQQQMVAISRALLTNPRILLCDELSLGLAPKVISEIYACFDGIRKEGVSIVLVEQDTVRARSASDRLYCLLKGKVRLAAQSSSVTPEAIRDAYFGEAHA, from the coding sequence ATGACGCTGCTTGAGCTTGAACATGTCGATGTCTTCTATCGGGACCTGCAGGCGACCTTCGATGTCTCCCTGACGGTGGACGAGGGCGAGACGGTCGCCATTATCGGCGCGAACGGCGCAGGCAAGTCCACGCTCTTGCGGGCCATGATCGGCCTGACGCAATGCCGCAACGGGCGTATCCGTCTGGCAGGCGAGGACGTAACGCGGCTTCGCTGCGACGTGCTGGCTCGACGCGGCGTCGCGCTGGTGCCGGAGGGGCGGCGGCTCTTCTCCTCGTTGACTGTCGAGGAAAACCTGCTGCTTGCCATGGCCCGCGCCCGCAAGGGACCTTGGACGCTCAGCCGCGTCTACGAACTCTTCCCGGCGATGAAGGAGTTCCGCAGCCATCGCGCCTCCGACCTTTCGGGCGGGCAGCAGCAGATGGTGGCGATCTCGCGGGCGCTGCTGACCAATCCGCGCATCCTGTTGTGCGACGAGCTGTCGCTCGGTCTTGCGCCGAAGGTCATTTCGGAAATCTACGCCTGCTTCGACGGCATCCGCAAAGAGGGCGTGTCGATCGTGCTGGTCGAGCAGGACACGGTGCGCGCGCGCTCCGCCTCAGACCGGCTCTATTGCCTGCTGAAGGGCAAGGTGCGGCTCGCCGCCCAATCCTCCAGCGTTACGCCCGAGGCGATCCGCGACGCCTATTTCGGAGAGGCCCACGCATGA